A region of Paenibacillus thiaminolyticus DNA encodes the following proteins:
- a CDS encoding carboxypeptidase yields the protein MTWKATKFRRPVEIDGRLCAEIGMIPADESATPLLAYIAPVRNGGYELVRTVRNDADYETDWYDNPLHTAFEEFAAEDFGADALGVEMNGKDMLLDAALGSAEVRDAVDYLFQMD from the coding sequence ATGACATGGAAAGCGACCAAATTCCGGCGTCCGGTCGAAATCGACGGACGGCTGTGCGCGGAGATCGGCATGATTCCCGCGGATGAGAGCGCCACGCCGCTGCTCGCCTATATCGCGCCCGTGCGCAACGGCGGGTATGAGCTGGTCCGTACCGTGCGCAACGATGCGGACTATGAGACGGATTGGTACGACAATCCGCTGCATACTGCTTTTGAAGAATTTGCGGCCGAGGATTTCGGGGCCGACGCGCTGGGCGTGGAAATGAACGGCAAAGATATGCTGCTGGACGCCGCGCTCGGCTCGGCGGAGGTAAGAGATGCCGTCGACTATCTTTTCCAGATGGATTAA
- a CDS encoding DUF4870 domain-containing protein: MSTRYILASLSYFSIFFAGVILPLIIMLVTNDEYVRRHAGRALVSHILPYFFVVVGLFSLFAVHPFFSIGIILLLGAIALILVVWNVYMGIRVLRDGRVF; this comes from the coding sequence TTGTCGACACGCTATATATTAGCTTCTCTAAGCTATTTCAGCATCTTTTTTGCCGGGGTGATCCTGCCGCTCATCATCATGCTTGTAACCAATGATGAGTATGTGAGAAGGCATGCGGGGCGGGCACTTGTTTCGCATATTTTGCCGTACTTCTTTGTAGTCGTAGGGTTATTCAGCTTATTTGCGGTACATCCGTTTTTCAGTATCGGGATCATTTTGCTCCTGGGCGCGATCGCGCTGATTCTCGTCGTCTGGAATGTATATATGGGGATACGCGTACTGCGCGATGGCCGTGTTTTCTAA
- a CDS encoding XkdX family protein encodes MNFWKLAFECQWIDAEGLCASVKTEANPFGEITPEE; translated from the coding sequence ATGAATTTCTGGAAGCTCGCTTTTGAATGCCAGTGGATCGATGCAGAGGGGTTATGCGCATCCGTGAAGACGGAGGCCAATCCTTTCGGTGAGATTACCCCGGAAGAGTAA
- a CDS encoding peptidoglycan recognition protein family protein: protein MSHLKVWTAARWNREIYQHLRDDEQGWHAGDDSGPGNTPSIGIELCIYQGMDEPKAWQRAAELIAMLAKQALHTDQLCCVTSPLEWEGMFEPDTAEMVGVYQTKPNFLLMGPSQVKTRLISYHMST, encoded by the coding sequence ATGAGTCATTTGAAAGTCTGGACGGCTGCCCGCTGGAACCGTGAGATCTATCAGCACCTGCGGGACGACGAGCAGGGATGGCATGCCGGCGACGATAGCGGGCCCGGCAATACGCCATCAATCGGGATTGAGCTCTGCATATACCAAGGAATGGACGAACCGAAGGCATGGCAGAGGGCGGCGGAGCTGATCGCAATGCTGGCCAAGCAGGCACTGCATACCGATCAACTGTGTTGTGTCACATCGCCATTGGAGTGGGAAGGCATGTTCGAGCCGGATACTGCCGAGATGGTCGGAGTTTATCAGACAAAGCCTAATTTTCTCTTAATGGGTCCAAGCCAAGTCAAAACCCGGCTCATTTCATATCATATGAGTACCTAG
- a CDS encoding YjcZ family sporulation protein has protein sequence MSGAVGGIGGFSCGFGCFTSVGVILVLFILLVIVSRAFIF, from the coding sequence ATGAGCGGTGCTGTTGGGGGTATTGGAGGCTTCTCATGTGGATTCGGATGCTTTACTTCAGTTGGTGTAATCTTGGTTCTGTTTATCTTGCTTGTAATTGTTTCTCGTGCATTTATCTTCTAG
- a CDS encoding ChbG/HpnK family deacetylase: protein MPRYVIINADDFGLSCSINRGIMEAHRFGTVSSASLMVNTLGFLEAVSLAKSTPSLGVGLHFNLTYGTPATNPLLVPSLVGTGGSFHGNHAEWTYRDIAHYGQFPAIRSVLTLGR, encoded by the coding sequence TTGCCTCGGTACGTAATTATTAACGCAGACGACTTCGGTCTGTCGTGCAGCATTAATCGTGGTATTATGGAAGCACATCGTTTCGGAACAGTAAGCAGCGCTTCTTTAATGGTCAATACCCTTGGTTTCCTAGAAGCCGTTTCATTGGCGAAATCTACTCCGTCATTAGGAGTGGGATTGCATTTCAACTTAACATATGGAACACCTGCGACGAATCCTCTTCTTGTTCCCTCACTTGTTGGGACTGGAGGCTCCTTTCACGGGAATCACGCGGAATGGACATATCGAGATATCGCACATTATGGCCAATTCCCAGCCATCCGCTCCGTCCTGACTCTCGGTCGGTAG